Proteins from one Juglans microcarpa x Juglans regia isolate MS1-56 chromosome 1S, Jm3101_v1.0, whole genome shotgun sequence genomic window:
- the LOC121245834 gene encoding WRKY transcription factor 55-like: MFRSKTSQTKQRTTSSETMEGRIVSLIRHGCKVARELESNLPKLADHPNMLSKSCDEIIKAFGTAKERLYTQDSSTAHDPGHMYLLREPQESQQPKIEASLQGWLRSSYTQTMDDMFQMQLQAERSPPFDMKESGSNAVQLVAGLGGGEVEGSARSWSMGGDQLRSVDPSDSGIGSSLQRQRRRKDDGERRTVKMAAPRIGNTEIPPEDGYTWRKYGQKEILGSRFPRSYYRCTHQKLYQCPAKKQVQRLDDDPSTFEVTYRGDHTCHMSSTAPSIPPLPLTATEITHEMAPIITTQPPQSNSVPLSKWLSMEHFSLRAGAVSSSTSGMVVAGAGAGAGPSTSRSGKEVECPVADMADAMFNSGSSSSNSMDWFLGGKWESEDKEDK; this comes from the exons atGTTCAGATCTAAAACGAGCCAAACAAAGCAGAGAACAACCTCATCAGAAACCATGGAGGGCCGGATAGTATCTCTAATCCGTCATGGGTGTAAGGTAGCTAGAGAACTTGAATCAAACCTACCAAAATTGGCCGACCACCCAAACATGCTCTCCAAGTCCTGTGACGAGATCATAAAGGCTTTCGGAACCGCGAAGGAACGGCTATACACTCAAGACTCTAGTACTGCACATGATCCCGGGCACATGTACTTACTCCGTGAACCGCAGGAATCACAGCAGCCTAAGATTGAAGCAAGTTTGCAGGGATGGCTAAGGTCTAGTTACACCCAAACAATGGACGACATGTTTCAAATGCAACTTCAAGCTGAAAGGAGCCCCCCCTTCGATATGAAGGAGTCGGGTTCCAATGCCGTCCAGCTTGTTGCTGGATTGGGTGGAGGAGAGGTCGAAGGCTCCGCGCGATCTTGGAGCATGGGAGGAGATCAGCTTCGGTCCGTCGACCCTTCAGATTCTGGCATCGGTTCATCCTTGCAAAGACAGCGAAGGAG GAAGGATGATGGGGAGAGACGGACAGTGAAGATGGCTGCACCTCGAATTGGAAATACTGAGATTCCACCCGAGGATGGATACACTTGGAGAAAATACGGGCAGAAAGAGATACTCGGCTCAAGATTCCCAAG GAGTTACTATAGGTGCACCCACCAAAAGTTATACCAATGTCCAGCCAAGAAGCAAGTCCAGAGGCTCGATGATGATCCCAGCACGTTTGAAGTGACTTATCGAGGTGATCACACATGCCACATGTCGTCCACCGCACCCTCAATTCCACCATTACCCCTTACAGCAACTGAAATTACTCATGAGATGGCCCCAATTATAACCACCCAACCTCCTCAATCTAATTCAGTTCCTCTAAGCAAATGGCTCTCAATGGAGCACTTCAGCCTAAGAGCCGGAGCAGTGAGCAGCAGCACCAGTGGCATGGTGGTCGCTGGTGCTGGTGCTGGTGCGGGTCCATCCACCTCGCGAAGTGGCAAAGAAGTTGAATGCCCGGTTGCAGATATGGCCGATGCAATGTTTAACTCTGGCAGCAGTAGTAGCAATAGCATGGACTGGTTCTTAGGTGGCAAATGGGAGTCAGAAGACAAAGAAGATAAATAG